From one Erythrobacter sp. HKB08 genomic stretch:
- a CDS encoding SDR family oxidoreductase, whose protein sequence is MDFSQGHAAVITGGASGLGQASARALAEAGFKVAIFDINDEAGEETAAEIGGTFHHVNIMDEQSVQDGFAAARAANGQERLTLHCAMASKRGKTLGWDKENNCYKRLATEDYAFGAEGILIASYRVASISALGMANSDPITEDGERGAIILTASVAAQDGQIGQVIYGSCKSGVNGLVLPMARDLMDIGIRVNSIMPGIFATPLMLGMKDRNPQMWDQLNASVPFPKRLGHPEEFASLVLEVARNGYINGHQFRLDGAIRMPPK, encoded by the coding sequence ATGGATTTCTCGCAAGGGCATGCAGCGGTAATAACCGGCGGCGCTTCGGGGCTGGGTCAGGCGAGTGCGCGCGCACTGGCCGAAGCGGGCTTCAAGGTTGCGATCTTCGATATCAACGACGAAGCGGGCGAGGAAACCGCGGCGGAGATCGGCGGCACGTTCCATCACGTGAACATCATGGACGAGCAGTCGGTGCAGGACGGCTTCGCCGCCGCCCGCGCCGCGAACGGGCAGGAACGCCTCACCCTGCACTGCGCCATGGCGAGCAAGCGCGGCAAGACGCTCGGGTGGGACAAGGAAAACAACTGCTACAAGCGGCTTGCGACCGAGGATTACGCGTTCGGCGCGGAAGGCATCCTCATTGCCAGCTACCGCGTCGCCTCGATCTCGGCGCTCGGCATGGCGAACAGCGACCCGATTACCGAGGACGGCGAGCGCGGGGCGATCATCCTGACCGCCAGCGTCGCGGCGCAGGACGGGCAGATCGGCCAAGTCATCTACGGCAGCTGCAAGTCGGGGGTGAACGGCCTCGTCCTGCCGATGGCCCGCGACCTGATGGATATCGGCATAAGGGTGAACTCGATCATGCCCGGTATTTTCGCGACCCCTCTGATGCTCGGGATGAAGGATCGCAACCCGCAGATGTGGGACCAGCTCAACGCCAGCGTCCCTTTCCCGAAACGCCTCGGCCATCCGGAGGAGTTCGCTTCGCTCGTCCTCGAAGTGGCGCGCAACGGCTATATCAACGGGCACCAGTTCCGCCTCGACGGCGCAATTCGCATGCCGCCGAAGTAG
- a CDS encoding NAD(P)-dependent alcohol dehydrogenase: protein MTTQTNEYPTKGYAATSPESGLAPFDFTRRGLRDDDVLIDITHCGICHSDLHTARNDWGRTTYPIVPGHEITGVVAAVGDGVTRHKVGDRVAIGCMVDACKQCDNCKQGLEQYCQRGMVGTYGGIDKHDGSKTQGGYSDRIVCRDEFVLKVPEALSMADAAPLLCAGITSYSPLRNWDVGPGSKVAVAGLGGLGHMGVKFAVAMGAEVTVLSRSESKREDAKALGAHDFLITTDKEAMKAKTGYFDLVLNTIPVRHNVAPYLHLLKVDGAQVLVGMIDMMPELHTGLLLGRKILTGSGIGGIAETQEMLDFCAEKGITPDIEMIRMEEVNEAYDRMEASDVKYRFVIDMESLREAAD, encoded by the coding sequence ATGACGACCCAGACAAACGAATACCCGACCAAGGGTTATGCCGCGACCTCGCCCGAGAGCGGCCTTGCTCCATTCGATTTCACGCGCCGGGGCCTGCGCGACGACGATGTCCTGATCGACATTACCCATTGCGGCATCTGCCACTCGGACCTCCATACCGCGCGCAACGACTGGGGGAGGACTACTTACCCGATCGTGCCCGGACACGAGATTACCGGAGTGGTCGCGGCAGTCGGCGATGGCGTCACCCGGCACAAGGTCGGCGACCGCGTGGCGATCGGCTGCATGGTCGATGCCTGCAAGCAGTGCGACAATTGCAAGCAGGGGCTCGAGCAATACTGCCAGCGCGGCATGGTCGGCACCTATGGCGGGATCGACAAGCACGACGGCAGCAAGACGCAGGGCGGCTATTCCGACCGCATCGTGTGCCGCGACGAATTCGTCCTCAAAGTGCCCGAGGCGCTGAGCATGGCCGATGCCGCACCGTTGCTGTGCGCCGGTATCACCTCCTACTCCCCTTTGCGCAACTGGGACGTCGGCCCGGGTAGCAAGGTCGCGGTCGCAGGGCTTGGCGGGCTCGGCCACATGGGCGTTAAGTTCGCCGTCGCCATGGGCGCGGAAGTAACGGTGCTCAGCCGCAGCGAAAGCAAGCGCGAGGACGCAAAAGCGCTGGGCGCGCACGACTTCCTCATCACCACCGACAAGGAGGCGATGAAGGCGAAAACCGGCTATTTCGACCTCGTGCTCAACACCATTCCCGTGCGGCACAATGTCGCGCCCTACCTGCACCTTTTGAAGGTCGATGGGGCGCAGGTGCTGGTCGGCATGATCGACATGATGCCCGAATTGCACACCGGCCTGCTGCTCGGCCGCAAGATCCTGACCGGGAGCGGCATCGGCGGTATCGCGGAAACGCAGGAAATGCTCGATTTCTGCGCCGAGAAAGGCATCACCCCCGATATCGAGATGATCCGGATGGAAGAGGTCAACGAAGCCTACGACCGGATGGAGGCGAGCGACGTCAAATACCGCTTCGTCATCGACATGGAGAGCCTGCGCGAAGCGGCTGACTGA